The region TTTTTGCTCAGTCCCAACTGGCTGGTTCAGGATGGACTACTGACAGATGCCGACCTGCCACCCTGCCACCTGCCCATCTCCTCTGAAGTGGACTACGACGCCGTTTACCGAACCAAAAAAGAACTCCTCAAAAAGGCTTACGAAACTGCCAGGCAGCAGATAGACAGCGACGACGACTTTGCTCGGTTTTGCGAGCAGGAAGCAGATTGGCTCGATGATTTTTCCCTCTACGCCGTTCTGAAAGAGCACCACGAAAACCAGCCCTGGCACCGCTGGCCAAATCCATACAAATCCCGCCAGACGAAAGCTATGGACCAGTTCCGGGCCGAGCAGACAGAGGCTATTCGGGAGGTAAAATGGCTTCAGTTTATGTTCGCTAACCAGTGGAACAGACTGAAAACGTATTGCAACAGCCTTGGCATTCAGCTTTTCGGTGATTTGCCATTCTACATGAATTATGACTCGGTGGATGTGTGGGCGAACCCGGAGTTTTTTAGCCTCGATAAAGACGGTGCCATGATTGGTGTTGCCGGTGTGCCGCCCGATTATTTCAACGCCAATGGCCAGCGATGGGGCATGCCCGTTTTTCGATGGGATACGCTTAAAGAACAGGGTTATTCGTGGTGGATCGACCGACTTCGGAAGAATCAGGAACGCTACGATTTGCTGCGGCTGGACCATTTCCGGGCGTTTGCCAGCTATTGGGAAGTACCCGCCCACGAAGAGACGGCCATTCAGGGCGAGTGGAAACCGGGGCCGGGGGCCGACTTCTTCCGAACAGTGCAAAGCGAACTTGGCGAACTGCCTTTTGTGGCCGAAGACCTGGGCGACATCGACGCCGATGTGTACACCCTACGCGACGAATTCGGGTTGCCGGGCATGAAAGTCATTCAGTTTGCCTTTGGCGAAGACATGCCTGAAACCGTGAATATCCCGCATCACCATATACCTAACGCCATCGCCTATACCGGTACGCACGACAACAACACCAGCGTGGGCTGGTACCGGCAGGACAGCAGTCACGAGCACCGCAGCCAGTTGGAGCGCTACGTAGGGCACCCGGTATCGCAGCTCGATGTGCATCTGGTGCTGGGTCGGCTGGTGTACGCGTCGGTTGCCAATACTGCCATTTTACCCCTACCCGATGTGCTCGGCCTGGACGAATCGGCCCGGCTGAACACCCCCGCTTCGGACGCCAGCAACTGGACCTGGCGGCTGCTTCCGGGGCTGCTGGACCAACCTGTAGAACAACGTCTTCGGGAATGGACCACTGTATATAACCGTTAACTGGTTCATTCTTTCTCTGACAGCAATTACTATAGACACAACGTTATGCTAAAAATAGGTTATCACGCATCGCACGAGCAATTTAAGCCTAGTACCTTACTGGAGTACATTCAGTTGGCGCAACAGGCGGGTTTTACGGCGGGCTCCTCGTCCGACCATTTTCATCCGTGGAGCAACCGGCAGGGCGAAAGTGGCTTTGCCTGGTCGTGGCTGGGGGCCGCTTTACAGGCCACTCCGCTATCGTTCGGGGTGGTCAACGCCCCCGGTCAGCGGTACCATCCGGCCATTATTGCGCAGGCAGCCGCCACCCTCGCCGAGATGTTTCCGGAACGATTCTGGGTGGCTATGGGCACCGGGCAAGCCCTCAACGAAGCCATCACCGGCGACAAGTGGCCCGCCAAAGCCGACCGGAACGCCCGCCTGAAAGAATGCGTCGACATTATTCGGGCCTTGTGGGATGGCGAAACGGTCACGCATAAGGGGCTGGTGACGGTTGAGGAAGCAACGATCTACACCCGACCCGCCATAAAACCGCTGCTGTTCGGTGCCGCCGTAACCAGCAAAACCGCCGAATGGGTGGGGAGCTGGGCCGATGGTTTACTAACCATTTCGCAGCCGCTCGACCAGCTTCGGGAAGTCGTAGAGGCTTTCCGGCGCGGTGGTGGCGCGGGAAAGCCGATGCATTTGAAGGTACAGCTTTCGTACGCCGATACGCTGGAGAACGCTAGAGCCGGGGCCTACGACCAATGGCGGGGCAACATTTTTCCGAACGGCATGCTCACCGACCTCCGCCGACCCGAGCAGTTCGACATGGCCGGTGAACTCGTCAATCTGGCCGAAGTGGATAAGATGGTCAACGTTTCGGCAGATACCAGCCAGCACATGGCGTGGTTGCAAGGGTATATCGACCTGGGATTCGAACAGCTTTTTCTGCACAACGTTAACCTTGAACACGAACGATTTATCAACGATTTCGGCCACTACGTACTTCCCGATCTGCTGCGGCCAAGCTATGCCAGTTTATAAGCAGCTTCTCAACTCAACGATACTATGAATTATTGGTCAATCAGAACAGCAATACTTGGCCTGGTTTTGCTCAGCGGTTGCAAAACCGGTACCCGGGATATTGATTTCGTCAGCAAGCAGTTTGCGGCTACGTACAATATCGATTCAACAAAAGGCATCGACAGCACCAACCTGGCCAGCCTGATGGGATCAAAGGCCGTCTATAGCTTCAGTAAAGACGGCAAAGGCATGAATCACTTACAGATGGGCATGGTGTCAAGAGATACCCCCTTCACGTGGAAGGTTGAGCAGGATAGCCTGTACATCGACAAAAAAGGGTATGCCATCGAGAAAATTGATAAAGGGTTCACCCTCCGCTCCGACTCCGCCAAGATTTTCCTGAGCCAGCAGCCGTAAGCTCTCGTACCCGACCGCAAGCCGGGTGGCCGGTGCCATGCTGTCGGGGACTTAACCAAACTTCCAATGGACTCCCAACAACTCAACGACGCATCGAAATACAAAAACTGGCGGACTCAATTGCTAAAAAGCCAGATTTCCATCAACCACATTAATCCACTCTATATTCATCGGGCGCAGAAAGATGGCAGCATTTTATACGCCCTACTCAATCTGGACGCCAACACTCCGGAAGGTACCACGCTGAACCCGATCTGCTTTCTCAAAGGCGATGCCGTTTCGATGCTGGTGGTTCTGATTGCCGAAGAGACAAACGAGAAATACGTGCTGCTGGTAAAACAACGGCGCATCTGCAACGGTGACTTCACCTACGAACACCCCGCCGGGATGATCGATGAGGAAGACTCATCGCCCATTGAGGTGGCTGCACGAGAACTGGGTGAGGAAGCCCAGTTGGACGTTGATCCTGCTGATCTAACCCCGTTGTTCAATAAACCCCTGTACTCAGCTACCGCCACCAGCGACGAAGCCCTGCACTTTTTTTACCTCGAACGGCGAATGCCACTGGCCGACATTCAAGCCATGAACGACAAATCGACCGGGGCCGAGGGAGAGAATGAGCATACGCAGCTGCACATCGCAACCCTGCCCGAAGCGCACGGACTGGTAAGCAATATTCACGGCGTGATGAGCCATTTACAATACCTGCAAAAAGTGGGTGATTACGAAACGTTGAAGCAACTGCCGGGCTAACCGGGCAGGAAGCCAACTGACAGTGCATTTGTTGGGTACACGCTCGCGTCAGCAATTAGTGTCGGGTCCTCAGACCCGACACCACATCAACACCGACACCACACCACCAACAAGCTTGCGCTGTTAAAAAAACTTAACTGGTACGCTTATTAACACAGTAAGTCTATAACGCTAATTACAATAACCTGAAAATAGACTTACTTTGCCGGTGATAAGGTTTGTAAAAGAGGGCCTTGTCACACGCGGCCCGGCCGACAAAACTCAACGTTAATCAGTCTTTTCCACAACCATGACGGCAGCAGGCCCATTAAGCAATCAATCGCCGAAGTATTCAACCGCATCGATCGTACTAGCCGTTATCATTCTTGCCTATTGTGTTTTCTGCGCTGTTCAGGGGGGCGATTTCGATGTATTTCTGGATGCCGGGCATAAACTGGCTACACGACAGAATATCTACCGGCCACCGTTTACCAAAGGACTTCAGTACTATTACAGTCCATTCTTCGCCTTATTGCTGCTGCCATTCAGCTACCTTCCTTTTGTAATTCCTGAAATAGCGTGGCTGCTGTTATCGACGTTTTTGCTGTACAGAATATGGGTGTTGACGACCCGGTATCTGGACGTGACCGTGTTGACGAAGAAAGAACACCGGATCTGGATTTTTGCGGTTTTCTTTCTGGCGCTGCGTTTTTTGCTGTACAACTATTCGATGATCCAGATGACAATCTTTCTAATGTGGGCAACCCTGGAAAGTCTGTCTCTTTTCGAGAAAAACCGCCCGGTCGTGGGGGGAATATTGTTCGGGTTTGCCTGCACAACCAAGCTGTTGCCCCTTATTTTTTTACCGTACCTGATTTATCGGCGGCACTTCACGGGCTTTGCGTACACCCTGTTGTTCTTCGGGTTCTTCCTGATTGCACCTGCTCTTGTCTTTGGCTTCGATTTTAACACATTTCTGCTGAACGAATGGTGGCTGGTTATTAATCCGGGCAACGCAGAAAACGCCATCGAAGCCGATCTGGGCACCCACAGTCTCGTTAGCCTGATTCCCGTTTACCTGACCGAAACGCATAATAAGATTGATATACAGCGAAACGTTCTGACGCTCACCCCCGAACAGGCTGTCTTTGTCACCAACATAGCCCGGCTGATTTTTGTAGCGGCTACCCTGTATTTTCTCAGAAGCCTTCCCTTCAAACGCAACACGGATAAAATTCAGACGATCTGGGAATGTTCGTACCTGTTTCTGGTAACGCCGTTGCTATTCCCGCACCAGCAGAAATACGCGTTTCTTTACATTGCCCCTTCCGTTATTTATCTGGTTTATTACCTGCTTATCTCGTTCAAACGGAAAAGCCGAAACCGTCACGTTCTATTGACTTTTTTTACCATCAACGCGCTCATTTTTACCCCGTTTATTTCGAGCGATCTGATAGGCCGGTATTCGTATGATGTCCTGCAACACTTCCGAATCTTAACCGTGTCGACCATTGGGTTATGCGTAATTCTGGCGTTTTGCACGGCAGCCAGGCTCCGACAGAAGCTGGATTCATGTATCTCCCGGCCCGAACCCTTACAGGCTTAATTTCTTAAATCAACGCGAACTATGAGATTTTTGACCGCGTAGCGGTTGGATGTCTGTAGAGAAGTATGGTTTGGGACGACCTGGCGTGCCGTAGGTACGCAACGAGTTGATTAATTGCGTACCTACGGCACGCCAGGTCGTCCCAAACCATACTTCTCTACAAACATTACGTACCTACGGCACGACAATCCGTTCATAATCAGAGTAGAAATCTCGCAGTTTACGCCAAATCAGCAGTCCAAATACTGCGGCCCAGCGGTGGGCGAACCAGGCAGCGCAAGCCGTGAACCCTGGTCCATTGGCTAAATAATCAATTGTAACAAAAGAGAAAGGAGCCCCGCCGTAGTTGTCAGCAGAGTGAGGCTGGTGGATCGCCATGCCGTGAACCGCCGTCAACCCCTCGCTGCTGTTCAACTATGAGAAACACATACCTGTATCGCTGGCTGATTCTGGCCAGTATTTTTTCCTTGTTTATTGCGCTTACAACGTCTGCTCAAACCATTAGCGGACAGGTAACGGATGCCACCACAGGAACCGGTCTGCCCGGTGTTTCCGTGCTGGTAACCGGCCAGACAGCCGGGGCCATTACCGATGCAAATGGACTTTACAACCTGTCGGTTAGTCCGGGCTCGTACACCCTCCGCTTTAGTTTTGTGGGCTATACAACCCAGAACATACCCGTTCAGGTTACGGCTGGCAACACCTCTACCGTAAGCGTCAAACTCGTGGAAGGGCTGGCAAGCCTCAACGAAGTGGTGGTCGTGGGGTCGCGCTCGACCCAGGCCCGCACCAGCACCGAAACGGTAGCGCCGGTCGATGTGATTCAATCGCGCGATTTACAGGCGACGGGCCAAATCGACCTGACCCAGCAACTGAACTTTGTAGCCCCGTCGTTCAACTCGTCGCGGCAAACGGTGTCGGATGGTACGGATCACATCGACCCGGCTACCCTGCGCGGCCTTGGCCCCGATCAGGTACTGGTGTTGCTCAACGGCAAGCGTCAGCACAACCAGGCGCTTATCAACATCAACGGCACCATCGGTCGCGGGTCGGTTGGGACGGATTTGAACGCCATTCCGAGTTCGGCGATTGAGCGGATTGAAGTGCTGCGCGATGGGGCGTCCTCGCAATACGGCTCCGATGCCATTGCGGGCGTCATTAACCTCCGGCTGAAAGAGCGGCCCGGCACAACGGTGAACGCACAGGTAGGCCAATATTACAAAGGCGATGGCCAGGTGGCACAGATTGGCATCAACCACGGCTTTAAACTCGGCGAAAAAGGCTTTCTGAGCCTTACGGGCGAATTTCGCCACCGGGGCGCTACCAACCGCGCAGGCGATTACACCGGACCGGTTTACACAAACTGGAACGTAGGCCAGCAATCGGGCGAGAGTGCTGCGGCTTACGTAGCGCGTCGGCAGAGCCTGTATCAGCAGGACCAGACGTTGATTCAGCAGAATAATTTCAGCCTGAAGAACAACCTTCAGGTGGGTAATGCCCGAGTCGACAACGCCGGTTTCTTCCTGAACGCCCGCGTCCCGATTGCCAATAGCAACGCCAGTTTCTACGCATCGGGCGGACTCAACTACCGGCGTGGGCTGGCGGGTGGTTTCTACCGCTATCCTTACCAGACCTCGCAGGTGATCACGTCTATTTACCCCAACGGATTCCTGCCCAATATCCAGTCGAGCATCAATGACCAGTCGCTGCTGGTGGGCGTCAATGGCGAAACGAAGGGCTGGCGCTGGGACATCAGCAACGTGTATGGCGGCAACTCGTTCCGCTTCGACGTGACCAACTCCAACAACGCGTCGCTGGCGTATCTGGGCACGCGTAATAACCCCACTTCATTTTATGCTGGCACGCTGAGCTTCTACCAGAACTCGGCCGACATTAGTGCCGCCAAGGATTTCGGGAAGCAACTCGGGCTGACGTCGTTCAACGTAGCTACCGGCCTCACCTACCGCAACGACCAGTACCGGATCAAACCCGGCGAAGCGGCTTCGTACCTGAACTTCAGCCCCACATCGGGTCAGATTGGCGGCTCGCAGGTGTTTCCGGGCTACCAGCCTGCCAACGCGGTCAACGCCACCCGCAATGTATACGGTGGCTACATCGACCTGGAGTCGGATGTGACGACCCGTCTGCTGCTCAACGCAGCGGGTCGCTACGAGTATTACAGCGATTTTGGCGGAAATCTGGCGGGAAAAATAGCCGCCCGTTACCGGTTCAGCGAAGCGTTTTCGCTACGGGGTTCCATAAGCAACGGTTTCCGGGCACCTTCGCTGCACCAGCGCTATTTTAGCGCCATCAGCACGGTCTTTGTCTCGAATGGCACGATTCTGGAGCCCCGCCAGACGGGTACGTTCCGCAATGACAGTCCCATTGCGCAGGCCTTTGGTGTGCCGCCACTGGGTGCCGAACGCTCCACCAATTACAGCATCGGTATCACCTCGCGGCCATTGCCGAACGTGAGCGTTACGGTCGATGCGTACCAGATCAACATCACCAACCGGATTATTTACAGCAACCAGTTTTCGCGCAGTACATCGGGGGCGGGTTTGATTGTGGCCAATATCCTGAACGGGGCCGGGCAAACGGACGTGAACAGCGCCCAGTTTTTTGCCAATGCGGTGAATACCCAAACGCAGGGAATCGACGTGGTCATTGCGACCAACCCCCGGCTCAGAACGGGTACGCTGGACATCACGCTGGCGGCCAACTTCAACCAGACGAAACTCGTGGGCGATATTCAACGGCCTGCTAACATACCAACGGATGCCACCTTCGGTAATTTCCTGTTCAACCGGCAGGACAGCGCCCGGCTAACGGTGGCCCAGCCCAAGAGCAAAATACAGCTCACGTTCAATTACCGGCTGCGCAAGTTTGGGGCTGTGCTCCGTTTCTCGCGCTTCGGCACGGTACAGGCCTACGACCCCGCCAACCCCGCGCTGGATGAAATGCAGAATCCTAAACTCATCACCGACCTGAGTTTATCGTACCGCATCCTGAAGAACCTCAACATGACCGTGGGGGCCAATAACCTGTTCGATATTTACCCCGACCGGCTCCGCGTGACCAATTATCCAACGGCGGAGCGATACGGATCGGCGGCACTGGACAATTCATCTTTCGGGCGGTTCGTCTATAGCCGAAGCGCCACGCAATTTGGGTTTAACGGCGGGTATTACTTCGTAAACCTGTCAGCAAATTTTTAGAGGAGATCAGTGATGTCAGGTCCTGAAGGACCAGTCCGGTCAGACCAGATATTCTTTTTTATTAAACACAGAGACACAGAGCGCACAGAGGTATCTGTGTCTTTGTGTTTTAACTTCTTATCATCAGACTACCTGTTGATCATGGCGAATCAGCTTCCTTATTACGAGTGGGTGCCCTCGTGGTTACGTGATGTGGGCGTTATCGCCTTGCTGATTCTGCAAAGTTTTGTGTTTGGGCTTAGCACGGATATGCTGCCGGAGCTGACCGGCGAACTGGGTACCCTGGCCGAAAACGTTAAGTTCATTATTCAGGCCAATGCCATCGGGTTCCTGTGTACCCTCCCACTCTATTACCGATTTCGAAGTTTTTTCAAGAAAAAAGACCTGCTGCTGGGGGCTTTGCTGCTTCAGCTCTTCCTGGCGCGGGCAGCGGGCCAGATGGCGTTTGTTCCGGGCCTCTGTCTGCTTAATTTCTGCATCGGCATCACCAAGTGCATGGTCACGCTGGACATGATCGGGCTTCTGATGGCGCGTTTCAACCCCACCAACAACCGGGCGTTTTTTTACGGCTTATACTACACCATCGCCAAACCGGTGGCACTCCTCGCCGACCTAAGCCTGGCGTGGCTCATCCATCAGTATAACTGGCATTATGCCGTCTGGCTGTCGGTACCCGCTATTCTGGCGTCGATTGGGATAACCGCTCTGCTCTTTCATGGTGAGCGTCTGCTGCCTAAAGTCCCACTTTCGGAAGTCGACTGGATGGGCGCGGTATTATTGACGCTAACCTGCGTGCTGTTCACCTTCATTGCCGATTTCGGAAAATACTACGACTGGTTCAGCTCAGCCATTATCGACTGGTCGGTCGTGTTTTTTTTGCTGGTAGCTACCCTGTTTGTGCTCTGGGAACTTCGGCAGGAACGACCCTACTGGAACCTCCGAATTTTCGGCCAGTACAAACAAATTCGGCTGGGCGTACTGCTCATGCTGGTGCTTTGCCTGTTCATTTATTCGTCATCACTGGCCCGGCAGTTCGCCCTGGGGCTGGTTAAAGGGGATAGCTGGTTTCTGGGCCGACTGACGGTATCGACACTACTGGCTTACCTCATCAGCTTCCCGCTTTGCAGTTGGTTGCTGGCCCGTCAGGTTTCGTACCGCCTGCTTTTACTAACCGGCTTTGGCTGTTACATGCTGTCGTACGGCTACATCGTCCTGACTATTTCCCCCGGCATTGACCCCGCCAATCTATACCTGTTTTATTTTCTACAGGGTATTGCCTACGGCCTGATTTTAACCACTCTGTCGACCTTTGCTTCTACCGATATCATGGTGGCCGACAATCCACACCGGGCCTTTGCCAGCGTAGCCGCCCGGTCGGTTATTGGTCTGGTAACGGTGGGGTCGGTTTGGGACAATGCACTATTCCAGCGGTCGGCGATTAACCGCAACAACCTGATTAGTCGTCTTACAGACGAAAATGACTCATTTCAGCAGGAAGTTCAGTTGCTTATTCGTCGATTTACGCAGGCAGGATTCGACCCGCAGCACGCCCGGGCCGCTGCCGATCAGCTTATGTATCAAAAAGTAGACGCCCAGGCGATGCTGCTGGCCGACAAGGATTTATTCGCCAGTCTCCTCTTGCTAACCGTGGCCATCGTGTTATGCATTCCCTTCATGCGTTCGCTGGAGATGCATAACGTACGCCCAACCAACCAGTATCCGCTGGTGTAAACACTGCTAGTTGCGTTACAAACCAATGAGTCTGCCCACAAGGGCCGTCCCGCCCGAACGACTTCACACCCGGCTTGGTCCGGCTGATCGACCTTTTCTTCTTTCTTCACCCGGATCATTTTCTGCATACGTTAACGTGAATAATGCTTAAAAGCCTCTATCTATCAAGAGGTTAAGTGCCGTAGGCACGGGATGTTTGTAGAAGAGGGTGGTCGCGCAGTCGACTGGCGTGCCGTAGGTACGCAACAATTGGTAAGGGTTGCGTACCTACGGCACGCCAGTCGACTGCACGACCACCCTCTTCTACAAACATTAGTCCGCTACGCGGCCATTATTCACATTACGTTACCCCTTATGTTTCCATTCGGAAACCCGTTCGCGACTAACCTTCTGAAACAACGCTAATCCGTCGTTTACCCGATGGTACTCCCGCCAGATACCACAGGTACTGATTCGTTAGCTCCAGCCAGTTATGAACCTCGGGCTACTACTGCATATCGTATTGAGTTGCACTAATCTGATGCCGCCGGAAGACTCTGTCAGACGGGTCAGACAGGGCGAAGTATTTACCATCTCGCTACCATCGTCCATCGGCACGGGCTACACCTGGCAGCTGGCCAGACCCGCCGACAGCACGCACCTCACATTCATGTCAAAGCGCTACATAGCCGCGAATGACCTCGACGGCGGACCGGGAACAGACCAGTTTACCTTCCGGGCGGTGAAAAAAGGGCGGGTTCGATTACGCTTCCAGTACGTACGCCCTTGGGAGAAAACGCTGCCAAAAGACACTCGCTACCAGACATTTTCCATTACCATTTTTTAACCCAACTTTTTTTAACCCCTATTTTTCTCATGAAACCAATTTCCCTTCACACCAGCTTAGTGGTTGCCTGCCTTCTGGCAACTAAAACCCTCTTTGCTCAGGCTCCTGCCGAGCTTCCCCAAATTTATAAGACCCGCGAAATTCAGGCTCCGGCTCAGCTCAAGGCCACACTTGCCGAACAGCGAAAGCTGATTGCCAGCCGCAGGCTTACCTTCCAGGTAGCCAACACCGGTGTATCGACGTTGAGTTTAAACGTACTGGCGGGTGAAAAAAACGAACTGTCTGACGCCGAACGGGCTCGAATTAAAACGCTGGTGACCAGTACGCGGCTCGATCCACGGTACGGCACGCTCCTTCAGTCCCTGCAAAAAGTGTGTTTTGCCGACAAAGCGAAATACGATGCCCGGGTAGCCAATCTGGTGTCGCCGGTTCGCAACCAGCGGTGCGGCAATTGCTGGGCTTACTCGGCCGTTGGGGCGTATGAGTCGAGTTACATTAAAGTCAACGCTACCGCCAGTACGGGAATTGATGCCTCGGAGCAGTACGCCGTCAGTTGCTCCGGTGGCGGCAACTGCAGCGGTGGCTTTGCCTATAAAGTGATGGAGTGGCTGGTGAACCAGAATAAACGACTGGCTACGGAAGCCAACTTCCCCGATACCGGTACGAACGGCACTTGTCCGATTGCAACTCCCGCTACCGATTACCGGGCAGTATCCTGGGGTGTTGTCGACCCCTCCGGCGACATCAACAAAATTGCATCGGTCGCCCAGATCAAAGCGGCCATCTGTAAATATGGCCCCGTAGCCGCCAGTGTGCTGGTGACCCCACTTTTCCAGAATTATGCTGGAGGCACGTTCAATGAAATGCCCAGCAACACGGCCAACCCGTCAACGAACCACGCCATCCTGCTCGTAGGCTGGGATGATGCCCGCCAGGCCTGGCTCATGAAAAACTCATGGGGCACCAACTGGGGCGAAAACGGGTACATGTGGATTGGCTACAACAGCAATAATATTGGCCGTCGGGCCGCCTGGATCGTGGCAAAAAAACGCACTCTGGTCCTTGCGAATCCAACGGTAGTAGCTCAGAAGTAGTGGAATGGTTATTAGGTTATTTGTTATTAAGTTCATGGTTATTGAGTTGCTTTCAATAACCATTCAAAAAGCTCGGCATATCCATGTCGGGCTTTTTTTTGAAATATAATATGGTGTTGGTAGAGAAATTTCTCTGGGCCACTCGGCATAGTCTGTGACTATGTCGTTGCGTTATCCGGTCTCCGACCGGAGTTTCATAAACAGCCTCACACGAACCGGTCACAGACCGGATAACACCTGGACATAGTCACAGACTATGCCCAACGTGGGGGTTGCCTTCTTCCATCAACCAATAACTCAATAACCATTAACTAATAACCAAAATGAAGCGGGAGTGAGATGGTTCGAACCGCTACCTCACTCTGGCTTTTTTTGCCAAACGATTTGGTAAGCGATGGGTATAGTATAACGTATTGGCCATCCAAAAAACAAATACGTTATGAATCCAGCTCCCCAAAATTCCGCATCGACCCAGCAGGACCCGCTGACCAAATATCCGCAACCCCCTCACCCCGATCAGCAACAGTCTGTTCCAGGCACCGAAGCCGAAATGCAGCCCAAAGCCGACCAC is a window of Spirosoma linguale DSM 74 DNA encoding:
- a CDS encoding F420-dependent oxidoreductase, G6PDH family (TIGRFAM: F420-dependent oxidoreductase, G6PDH family~KEGG: mpo:Mpop_1275 putative dehydrogenase protein) — its product is MLKIGYHASHEQFKPSTLLEYIQLAQQAGFTAGSSSDHFHPWSNRQGESGFAWSWLGAALQATPLSFGVVNAPGQRYHPAIIAQAAATLAEMFPERFWVAMGTGQALNEAITGDKWPAKADRNARLKECVDIIRALWDGETVTHKGLVTVEEATIYTRPAIKPLLFGAAVTSKTAEWVGSWADGLLTISQPLDQLREVVEAFRRGGGAGKPMHLKVQLSYADTLENARAGAYDQWRGNIFPNGMLTDLRRPEQFDMAGELVNLAEVDKMVNVSADTSQHMAWLQGYIDLGFEQLFLHNVNLEHERFINDFGHYVLPDLLRPSYASL
- a CDS encoding NUDIX hydrolase (PFAM: NUDIX hydrolase~KEGG: hypothetical protein), translated to MDSQQLNDASKYKNWRTQLLKSQISINHINPLYIHRAQKDGSILYALLNLDANTPEGTTLNPICFLKGDAVSMLVVLIAEETNEKYVLLVKQRRICNGDFTYEHPAGMIDEEDSSPIEVAARELGEEAQLDVDPADLTPLFNKPLYSATATSDEALHFFYLERRMPLADIQAMNDKSTGAEGENEHTQLHIATLPEAHGLVSNIHGVMSHLQYLQKVGDYETLKQLPG
- a CDS encoding hypothetical protein (KEGG: nwi:Nwi_2230 hypothetical protein), which produces MTAAGPLSNQSPKYSTASIVLAVIILAYCVFCAVQGGDFDVFLDAGHKLATRQNIYRPPFTKGLQYYYSPFFALLLLPFSYLPFVIPEIAWLLLSTFLLYRIWVLTTRYLDVTVLTKKEHRIWIFAVFFLALRFLLYNYSMIQMTIFLMWATLESLSLFEKNRPVVGGILFGFACTTKLLPLIFLPYLIYRRHFTGFAYTLLFFGFFLIAPALVFGFDFNTFLLNEWWLVINPGNAENAIEADLGTHSLVSLIPVYLTETHNKIDIQRNVLTLTPEQAVFVTNIARLIFVAATLYFLRSLPFKRNTDKIQTIWECSYLFLVTPLLFPHQQKYAFLYIAPSVIYLVYYLLISFKRKSRNRHVLLTFFTINALIFTPFISSDLIGRYSYDVLQHFRILTVSTIGLCVILAFCTAARLRQKLDSCISRPEPLQA
- a CDS encoding TonB-dependent receptor (PFAM: TonB-dependent receptor; TonB-dependent receptor plug~KEGG: shm:Shewmr7_0415 TonB-dependent receptor); protein product: MRNTYLYRWLILASIFSLFIALTTSAQTISGQVTDATTGTGLPGVSVLVTGQTAGAITDANGLYNLSVSPGSYTLRFSFVGYTTQNIPVQVTAGNTSTVSVKLVEGLASLNEVVVVGSRSTQARTSTETVAPVDVIQSRDLQATGQIDLTQQLNFVAPSFNSSRQTVSDGTDHIDPATLRGLGPDQVLVLLNGKRQHNQALININGTIGRGSVGTDLNAIPSSAIERIEVLRDGASSQYGSDAIAGVINLRLKERPGTTVNAQVGQYYKGDGQVAQIGINHGFKLGEKGFLSLTGEFRHRGATNRAGDYTGPVYTNWNVGQQSGESAAAYVARRQSLYQQDQTLIQQNNFSLKNNLQVGNARVDNAGFFLNARVPIANSNASFYASGGLNYRRGLAGGFYRYPYQTSQVITSIYPNGFLPNIQSSINDQSLLVGVNGETKGWRWDISNVYGGNSFRFDVTNSNNASLAYLGTRNNPTSFYAGTLSFYQNSADISAAKDFGKQLGLTSFNVATGLTYRNDQYRIKPGEAASYLNFSPTSGQIGGSQVFPGYQPANAVNATRNVYGGYIDLESDVTTRLLLNAAGRYEYYSDFGGNLAGKIAARYRFSEAFSLRGSISNGFRAPSLHQRYFSAISTVFVSNGTILEPRQTGTFRNDSPIAQAFGVPPLGAERSTNYSIGITSRPLPNVSVTVDAYQINITNRIIYSNQFSRSTSGAGLIVANILNGAGQTDVNSAQFFANAVNTQTQGIDVVIATNPRLRTGTLDITLAANFNQTKLVGDIQRPANIPTDATFGNFLFNRQDSARLTVAQPKSKIQLTFNYRLRKFGAVLRFSRFGTVQAYDPANPALDEMQNPKLITDLSLSYRILKNLNMTVGANNLFDIYPDRLRVTNYPTAERYGSAALDNSSFGRFVYSRSATQFGFNGGYYFVNLSANF
- a CDS encoding hypothetical protein (KEGG: gsu:GSU1480 EmrB/QacA family drug resistance transporter), which translates into the protein MANQLPYYEWVPSWLRDVGVIALLILQSFVFGLSTDMLPELTGELGTLAENVKFIIQANAIGFLCTLPLYYRFRSFFKKKDLLLGALLLQLFLARAAGQMAFVPGLCLLNFCIGITKCMVTLDMIGLLMARFNPTNNRAFFYGLYYTIAKPVALLADLSLAWLIHQYNWHYAVWLSVPAILASIGITALLFHGERLLPKVPLSEVDWMGAVLLTLTCVLFTFIADFGKYYDWFSSAIIDWSVVFFLLVATLFVLWELRQERPYWNLRIFGQYKQIRLGVLLMLVLCLFIYSSSLARQFALGLVKGDSWFLGRLTVSTLLAYLISFPLCSWLLARQVSYRLLLLTGFGCYMLSYGYIVLTISPGIDPANLYLFYFLQGIAYGLILTTLSTFASTDIMVADNPHRAFASVAARSVIGLVTVGSVWDNALFQRSAINRNNLISRLTDENDSFQQEVQLLIRRFTQAGFDPQHARAAADQLMYQKVDAQAMLLADKDLFASLLLLTVAIVLCIPFMRSLEMHNVRPTNQYPLV
- a CDS encoding Proteinase inhibitor I42, chagasin (PFAM: Proteinase inhibitor I42, chagasin~KEGG: sfu:Sfum_4035 hypothetical protein), whose product is MNLGLLLHIVLSCTNLMPPEDSVRRVRQGEVFTISLPSSIGTGYTWQLARPADSTHLTFMSKRYIAANDLDGGPGTDQFTFRAVKKGRVRLRFQYVRPWEKTLPKDTRYQTFSITIF